Proteins encoded by one window of Bubalus kerabau isolate K-KA32 ecotype Philippines breed swamp buffalo chromosome 22, PCC_UOA_SB_1v2, whole genome shotgun sequence:
- the PRLHR gene encoding prolactin-releasing peptide receptor, with amino-acid sequence MASLSTQGPAAPDLFSGLLPAASSPVNQSSEAVVGNGSAAGPGSQAITPFQSLQLVHQLKGLIVLLYSVVVVVGLVGNCLLVLVIARVRRLHNVTNFLIGNLALSDVLMCAACVPLTLAYAFEPRGWVFGGGLCHLVFFLQPVTVYVSVFTLTTIAVDRYVVLVHPLRRRISLRFSAYAVLAIWALSAVLALPAALHTYHVELKPHRVRLCEEFWGSQERQRQLYAWGLLLVTYLLPLLVILLSYVRVSVNLRNRVVPGCVTQSQADWDRARRRRTFCLLVVVVVVFAVCWLPLHVFNLLRDLDPHAIDPYAFGLVQLLCHWLAMSSACYNPFIYAWLHDSFREELRKLLLAWPRKIAPHGQSMTVSVVI; translated from the coding sequence ATGGCCTCATTGTCGACTCAGGGTCCAGCGGCCCCTGACTTATTTTCTGGGCTGCTGCCTGCGGCTTCAAGTCCGGTCAACCAGAGCTCAGAGGCGGTGGTGGGCAATGGGTCGGCGGCTGGTCCAGGCTCCCAGGCCATCACGCCGTTCCAGAGCCTGCAGCTGGTGCATCAGCTGAAGGGGCTGATTGTGCTGCTCTACAGCGTCGTGGTGGTCGTGGGGCTTGTAGGCAACTGCCTGCTGGTGCTGGTGATCGCACGGGTGCGTCGGCTGCACAACGTGACCAACTTTCTCATCGGTAACCTGGCCCTGTCCGACGTGCTCATGTGCGCCGCCTGCGTCCCTCTCACGCTGGCCTACGCATTCGAGCCACGCGGCTGGGTGTTCGGCGGCGGCCTGTGTCACCTGGTCTTCTTCTTGCAGCCGGTCACCGTCTACGTGTCGGTGTTCACGCTCACCACCATTGCGGTGGACCGCTACGTCGTGCTGGTGCACCCGCTGCGCCGGCGCATCTCGTTGCGCTTCAGCGCCTACGCGGTGCTGGCCATCTGGGCGCTGTCCGCGGTGCTAGCACTGCCGGCCGCCTTGCACACCTACCACGTGGAGCTCAAGCCGCACCGCGTGCGCCTCTGCGAGGAGTTCTGGGGGTCCCAGGAGCGCCAGCGCCAGCTGTACGCTTGGGGGCTGCTGCTCGTCACCTACCTGCTCCCCCTGCTGGTCATCCTCCTGTCTTACGTCCGGGTGTCGGTGAATCTCCGGAACCGCGTGGTTCCGGGCTGCGTGACCCAGAGCCAGGCCGACTGGGACCGCGCGCGACGTCGCCGCACCTTCTGCCTGctggtggtggttgtggtggtgTTCGCCGTCTGCTGGCTGCCGCTGCACGTCTTCAACCTGCTGCGGGACCTCGACCCGCACGCCATAGACCCCTACGCCTTCGGCTTAGTGCAGCTGCTCTGCCACTGGCTCGCCATGAGCTCCGCCTGCTACAACCCCTTCATCTACGCCTGGTTGCACGACAGCTTCCGCGAGGAGCTCCGCAAACTGTTGCTGGCCTGGCCCCGCAAGATTGCTCCGCACGGCCAGAGCATGACAGTCAGCGTGGTGATCTGA